A single genomic interval of Pseudorca crassidens isolate mPseCra1 chromosome 19, mPseCra1.hap1, whole genome shotgun sequence harbors:
- the OSBPL7 gene encoding oxysterol-binding protein-related protein 7 isoform X2 — protein sequence MRAGMEVERGHPPGSPRPAPSTNRASLHPQAVRGQDPTEPGKGHRHTQNTGEFVNFQWLNVGVFPPGPPQDKVTSFPFHSPLRPQQGVATPFPMDFQERDPPSLAESTQSAKPSSAQQASELWEVVEEPRGRLGAEGIMPERQEGHLLKKRKWPLKGWHKRYFVLEDGILHYATTRQDITKGKLHGSIDVRLSVMSINKKAQRIDLDTEDNIYHLKIKSQDLFQSWVAQLRAHRLAQHLDVPRSLLPSTTHRKVPGAQLPAAGSASALPGVGPQEKVSSWLRDSDGLDRCSHELSECQGKLQELYRLLQSLESLPRIPSAPVIPTHQASVTTERPKKGKRTSRIWCTQSFAKDDTIGRVGRLHGSVPNLSRYLESRDPSGPRGLPPPDYAHVQRSFWALAQKVHSSLSSVLAALTTERDRLRDLHQGSDPSRLGVSEAAAGPRRLHSLSVSSDTTADSFSSLNPEEQEALYMKGRELTPQLSQSSVLSLADSHTEFFDACEVLLSASSSENEGSEEEESCTSEVTTSLSEEVLDLRGAERCQKGGAVGPPRRRCLPAASGPGADVSLWNILWNNIGKDLSKVSMPVQLNEPLSTLQRLCEELEYSSLLDQASQTTDPCERMVYIAAFAVSAYSSTYHRAGCKPFNPVLGETYECERPDRGFRFISEQVSHHPPISACHAESENFIFWQVVLLPPPNSRHEVEEQVLGQIPGDCACGDGQCEPAQVSVGTGPAYRPSSPGWGGRGRDRRERPGLKRLRVGQCLYIYTWVNSSCQ from the exons ATGAGGGCGGGAATGGAGGTGGAAAGGGGGCACCCACCTGGCTCACCTCGACCTGCACCCTCTACTAACAGAGCCTCCCTCCATCCGCAAGCAGTGAGGGGCCAGGATCCCACGGAGCCAGGAAAAGGGCACAGACACACCCAAAACACTGGAGAGTTTGTTAACTTTCAATGGCTGAATGTAGGAGTTTTCCCCCCAG GGCCCCCTCAGGACAAGGTGACATCTTTCCCCTTCCACTCTCCTCTACGTCCTCAGCAGGGAGTGGCCACTCCCTTCCCCATGGACTTCCAAGAGCGGGACCCTCCCTCCCTGGCTGAGAGCACACAGTCCGCCAAGCCCAGCAGTGCCCAGCAG GCCTCCGAGCTGTGGGAGGTAGTGGAGGAGCCTCGGGGCCggctgggggcagagggtatCATGCCCGAGAGGCAGGAAGGCCACCTGCTCAAGAAGAGGAAGTGGCCTCTGAAGGGCTGGCACAAG AGATACTTTGTGCTCGAGGATGGGATCCTTCACTACGCAACGACTCGGCAAGAT ATCACCAAGGGGAAGCTCCATGGCTCCATTGATGTCCGACTGTCGGTCATGTCCATCAACAAAAAGGCCCAGCGCATTGACCTTGACACTGAAGACAACATCTACCACCTCAAG ATCAAATCACAGGACCTGTTCCAGAGCTGGGTGGCTCAGCTGCGTGCCCACCGCCTGGCCCAGCACCTGGATGTGCCCCGAAGCCTGCTGCCCAGCACCACTCACCGGAAG GTTCCTGGTGCCCAGCTTCCGGCAGCGGGTAGTGCCTCGGCTCTGCCAGGGGTTGGACCTCAGGAGAAGGTGTCTTCCTGGCTGAGGGACAGTGATGGGTTAGACCGCTGTTCTCATG AGCTCTCTGAGTGTCAGGGGAAGCTCCAGGAACTCTACAGACTCCTCCAGAGCCTGGAGTCCCTGCCCCGGATCCCCTCAGCCCCTGTTATCCCCACACACCAG GCCTCGGTGACGACCGAGAGACCCAAGAAGGGGAAGCGGACCAGCCGCATATGGTGCACACAGAGCTTTGCCAAGGACGACACCATCGGGCGG GTGGGTCGTCTCCACGGCTCTGTTCCCAACCTATCTCGCTACCTGGAGTCCCGGGACCCCTCGGGCCCCCGCGGGCTGCCACCCCCAGACTATGCCCACGTGCAGCGCAGTTTCTGGGCCCTGGCTCAGAAGG TGCACAGCTCGCTCAGCAGTGTCCTGGCCGCCCTCACCACTGAACGGGACCGACTGAGGGACCTGCACCAGGGTTCGGATCCATCCAGgctgggg GTCTCTGAGGCCGCAGCCGGCCCGAGGCGCCTCCACTCGCTGTCCGTGTCCTCCGACACCACTGCAGACTCCTTCAGCTCCCTCAACCCCGAGGAG CAAGAAGCTCTGTACATGAAGGGGCGAGAGCTGACCCCTCAGCTGTCCCAGAGCAGCGTCCTTTCCCTCGCTGATTCCCACACAGAGTTCTTTGATGCCTGTGAGGTTCTCCTCTCTGCCAGCTCTTCTGAGAATGAG GGCTCAGAGGAGGAGGAGTCGTGCACCAGTGAAGTCACCACCAGCCTGTCCGAGGAGGTGCTCGACCTCAGGGGAGCTGAGCGCTGTCAGAAAG GAGGAGCCGTGGGACCACCCCGCCGCCGATGCCTACCTGCGGCCAGTGGGCCCGGGGCCGACGTGAGCCTGTGGAACATCCTGTGGAACAACATCGGCAAGGACCTGTCCAAGGTGTCGATGCCCGTGCAGCTCAACGAGCCACTCAGCACCCTGCAGCGGCTCTGCGAGGAGCTGGAGTACAGCAGCCTTCTGGACCAGGCCAGCCAGACCACCGACCCCTGCGAGCGCATG GTGTACATCGCAGCCTTTGCAGTGTCAGCCTACTCCTCCACATACCACCGGGCGGGCTGCAAGCCCTTCAACCCTGTCCTGGGGGAGACCTACGAGTGCGAGCGGCCTGACCGAGGTTTCCGCTTCATCAGTGAGCAG GtctcccaccacccccccatCTCGGCGTGCCATGCGGAGTCTGAGAACTTCATATTCTGGCAAG TcgttctccttcccccacccaacTCCAGACATGAAGTGGAAGAACAAGTTCTGGGGCAAATCCCTGGAGATTGTGCCTGTGGGGATGGTCAATGTGAGCCTGCCCAGGTGAGTGTAGGCACAGGCCCAGCCTACAGGCCATCCTCCCCGGGCTGGGGGGGACGTGGGAGGGACAGGAGAGAGAGGCCTGGTCTGAAGCGGCTCAGGGTGGGGCAGTGTCTGTACATTTATACCTGGGTTAACAGCAGTTGTCAGTAA
- the OSBPL7 gene encoding oxysterol-binding protein-related protein 7 isoform X1, protein MRAGMEVERGHPPGSPRPAPSTNRASLHPQAVRGQDPTEPGKGHRHTQNTGEFVNFQWLNVGVFPPGPPQDKVTSFPFHSPLRPQQGVATPFPMDFQERDPPSLAESTQSAKPSSAQQASELWEVVEEPRGRLGAEGIMPERQEGHLLKKRKWPLKGWHKRYFVLEDGILHYATTRQDITKGKLHGSIDVRLSVMSINKKAQRIDLDTEDNIYHLKIKSQDLFQSWVAQLRAHRLAQHLDVPRSLLPSTTHRKVPGAQLPAAGSASALPGVGPQEKVSSWLRDSDGLDRCSHELSECQGKLQELYRLLQSLESLPRIPSAPVIPTHQASVTTERPKKGKRTSRIWCTQSFAKDDTIGRVGRLHGSVPNLSRYLESRDPSGPRGLPPPDYAHVQRSFWALAQKVHSSLSSVLAALTTERDRLRDLHQGSDPSRLGVSEAAAGPRRLHSLSVSSDTTADSFSSLNPEEQEALYMKGRELTPQLSQSSVLSLADSHTEFFDACEVLLSASSSENEGSEEEESCTSEVTTSLSEEVLDLRGAERCQKGGAVGPPRRRCLPAASGPGADVSLWNILWNNIGKDLSKVSMPVQLNEPLSTLQRLCEELEYSSLLDQASQTTDPCERMVYIAAFAVSAYSSTYHRAGCKPFNPVLGETYECERPDRGFRFISEQVSHHPPISACHAESENFIFWQDMKWKNKFWGKSLEIVPVGMVNVSLPRFGDHFEWNKVTSCIHNILSGQRWIEHYGEVLIRNTQDSSCHCKITFCKAKYWSSNVHEVQGAVFSRSGRVLHRLFGKWPEGLYRGPPPGSQCIWKPNSMPPNYERNFGFTQFALELNELTAELKRSLPSTDTRLRPDQRYLEEGNIQAAEAQKRRIEQLQRDRRKVMEENNIVHQARFFRRQTDSSGKEWWVTNNTYWRLRAEPGYGNLDGAVLW, encoded by the exons ATGAGGGCGGGAATGGAGGTGGAAAGGGGGCACCCACCTGGCTCACCTCGACCTGCACCCTCTACTAACAGAGCCTCCCTCCATCCGCAAGCAGTGAGGGGCCAGGATCCCACGGAGCCAGGAAAAGGGCACAGACACACCCAAAACACTGGAGAGTTTGTTAACTTTCAATGGCTGAATGTAGGAGTTTTCCCCCCAG GGCCCCCTCAGGACAAGGTGACATCTTTCCCCTTCCACTCTCCTCTACGTCCTCAGCAGGGAGTGGCCACTCCCTTCCCCATGGACTTCCAAGAGCGGGACCCTCCCTCCCTGGCTGAGAGCACACAGTCCGCCAAGCCCAGCAGTGCCCAGCAG GCCTCCGAGCTGTGGGAGGTAGTGGAGGAGCCTCGGGGCCggctgggggcagagggtatCATGCCCGAGAGGCAGGAAGGCCACCTGCTCAAGAAGAGGAAGTGGCCTCTGAAGGGCTGGCACAAG AGATACTTTGTGCTCGAGGATGGGATCCTTCACTACGCAACGACTCGGCAAGAT ATCACCAAGGGGAAGCTCCATGGCTCCATTGATGTCCGACTGTCGGTCATGTCCATCAACAAAAAGGCCCAGCGCATTGACCTTGACACTGAAGACAACATCTACCACCTCAAG ATCAAATCACAGGACCTGTTCCAGAGCTGGGTGGCTCAGCTGCGTGCCCACCGCCTGGCCCAGCACCTGGATGTGCCCCGAAGCCTGCTGCCCAGCACCACTCACCGGAAG GTTCCTGGTGCCCAGCTTCCGGCAGCGGGTAGTGCCTCGGCTCTGCCAGGGGTTGGACCTCAGGAGAAGGTGTCTTCCTGGCTGAGGGACAGTGATGGGTTAGACCGCTGTTCTCATG AGCTCTCTGAGTGTCAGGGGAAGCTCCAGGAACTCTACAGACTCCTCCAGAGCCTGGAGTCCCTGCCCCGGATCCCCTCAGCCCCTGTTATCCCCACACACCAG GCCTCGGTGACGACCGAGAGACCCAAGAAGGGGAAGCGGACCAGCCGCATATGGTGCACACAGAGCTTTGCCAAGGACGACACCATCGGGCGG GTGGGTCGTCTCCACGGCTCTGTTCCCAACCTATCTCGCTACCTGGAGTCCCGGGACCCCTCGGGCCCCCGCGGGCTGCCACCCCCAGACTATGCCCACGTGCAGCGCAGTTTCTGGGCCCTGGCTCAGAAGG TGCACAGCTCGCTCAGCAGTGTCCTGGCCGCCCTCACCACTGAACGGGACCGACTGAGGGACCTGCACCAGGGTTCGGATCCATCCAGgctgggg GTCTCTGAGGCCGCAGCCGGCCCGAGGCGCCTCCACTCGCTGTCCGTGTCCTCCGACACCACTGCAGACTCCTTCAGCTCCCTCAACCCCGAGGAG CAAGAAGCTCTGTACATGAAGGGGCGAGAGCTGACCCCTCAGCTGTCCCAGAGCAGCGTCCTTTCCCTCGCTGATTCCCACACAGAGTTCTTTGATGCCTGTGAGGTTCTCCTCTCTGCCAGCTCTTCTGAGAATGAG GGCTCAGAGGAGGAGGAGTCGTGCACCAGTGAAGTCACCACCAGCCTGTCCGAGGAGGTGCTCGACCTCAGGGGAGCTGAGCGCTGTCAGAAAG GAGGAGCCGTGGGACCACCCCGCCGCCGATGCCTACCTGCGGCCAGTGGGCCCGGGGCCGACGTGAGCCTGTGGAACATCCTGTGGAACAACATCGGCAAGGACCTGTCCAAGGTGTCGATGCCCGTGCAGCTCAACGAGCCACTCAGCACCCTGCAGCGGCTCTGCGAGGAGCTGGAGTACAGCAGCCTTCTGGACCAGGCCAGCCAGACCACCGACCCCTGCGAGCGCATG GTGTACATCGCAGCCTTTGCAGTGTCAGCCTACTCCTCCACATACCACCGGGCGGGCTGCAAGCCCTTCAACCCTGTCCTGGGGGAGACCTACGAGTGCGAGCGGCCTGACCGAGGTTTCCGCTTCATCAGTGAGCAG GtctcccaccacccccccatCTCGGCGTGCCATGCGGAGTCTGAGAACTTCATATTCTGGCAAG ACATGAAGTGGAAGAACAAGTTCTGGGGCAAATCCCTGGAGATTGTGCCTGTGGGGATGGTCAATGTGAGCCTGCCCAG GTTTGGGGACCACTTTGAGTGGAACAAGGTGACGTCCTGCATTCACAACATCCTGAGTGGCCAGCGCTGGATTGAGCACTACGGGGAGGTGCTCATCCGGAACACGCAGGACAGCTCCTGCCACTGCAAGATCACCTTCTGCAAG gcCAAGTACTGGAGCTCCAACGTCCATGAGGTGCAGGGTGCCGTGTTTAGCCGAAGCGGCCGCGTCCTCCACCGACTCTTCGGGAAGTGGCCCGAGGGCCTGTACCGGGGACCCCCGCCGGGCAGTCAGTGCATCTGGAAACCCA ACTCAATGCCCCCAAACTATGAGCGCAACTTCGGCTTCACTCAGTTTGCTTTGGAGCTGAATGAGCTGACGGCAGAGCTGAAGCGGTCCCTGCCTTCCACAGACACGCGGCTCCGGCCAGACCAGAG GTACCTGGAGGAGGGGAACATACAGGCCGCCGAGGCCCAGAAGAGAAGGATCGAGCAGCTTCAGCGAGACAGGCGCAAAGTCATGGAGGAGAACAACATTGTCCACCAGGCTCGCTTCTTCAG GCGGCAGACAGACAGCAGCGGGAAGGAGTGGTGGGTGACTAACAACACATACTGGCGGCTGCGGGCCGAGCCGGGCTACGGGAACCTGGACGGGGCCGTGCTCTGGTAG